A stretch of Gadus macrocephalus chromosome 17, ASM3116895v1 DNA encodes these proteins:
- the LOC132475602 gene encoding uncharacterized protein LOC132475602, with translation MRRCWACSPADRPNFSQLTTLVAEARPMEVQATRDFNEPRKLPLQTNDMVTVIEHGLELCEWKGQNHRTLAVGWFPASLCVPTLPASGPVARGPRGPRLRTPVPEPGSGPRSALGPHLGPAEGEPAASGPRGPAPRPQLGDPGETGGVRGEHVVASRHWSDRHWTNDAVFFFYQIETNPNQSLSRADWHPPMSQFVAETEFDFQAVLYFTLTLTLSGTAVKQVSLSSAFISSVFISEEMLGLRSWAGGGGGGWTALTGWWCIVTLYLKGGGIN, from the exons ATGAGGAGGTGCTGGGCCTGCAGCCCCGCCGACAGGCCCAACTTCTCCCAGCTCACCACACTGGTGGCCGAG GCTCGACCAATGGAGGTGCAGGCCACCCGGGACTTCAACGAGCCCAGGAAGCTGCCTCTTCAGACCAACGACATGGTGACCGTCATAGAGCACGG GTTGGAGCTGTGCGAGTGGAAGGGCCAGAACCACCGGACCCTGGCCGTGGGCTGGTTCCCCGCCAGCCTCTGTGTCCCGACCCTCCCGGCCTCCGGCCCCGTGGCCCGTGGGCCCCGTGGGCCCCGGCTCCGGACCCCCGTCCCAGAGCCGGGCTCCGGCCCCCGCTCTGCCCTCGGCCCTCATCTCGGCCCCGCTGAAGGGGAGCCTGCTGCATCGGGGCCACGGGGACCTGCGCCCCGACCGCAGCTGGGGGACCCCGGAGAGACTGGAGGAGTAAGAGGAGAACACGTCGTGGCATCGCGTCATTGGTCCGACAGACATTGGACCAATGAcgccgtgttttttttttaccaaatcgAAACAAACCCCAACCAATCCCTCTCACGCGCCGACTGGCACCCGCCCATGTCTCAGTTTGTTGCGGAAACTGAGTTCGATTTTCAGGCTGTACTTTACTTTACCTTAACGCTCACATTAAGCGGTACTGCCGTAAAACAGGTCAGTCTTAGTTCTGCTTTTATTAGCTctgtttttattagtgaagaGATGCTGGGTTTAAGAtcttgggcggggggggggggggggggatggacagCTCTTACGGGGTGGTGGTGCATCGTTACCCTATATTTAAAAGGGGGTGGGATTAATTAG